tcaattagcatctaaagtagatcaaatggcaacacacaacaagatgttagagaatcaaatagctcaacaggctagctcttcaaatagtaaagcttttgggaagcttcctagccaacctGAGAATCCAAGGGAGCAGTGCAATGctgttactttaagaagtggaaagGTAATGGGGGAAGAACACGAAATTGAAGTAAagttgaaagaaaagaaagatgagTGTGAGAGTGAATCCACTTCAACTAAAGCTAAAGCTAGTAAGGAAGCAAATGAAGAGaaagaagataaaaagaaaatagaagagaaaTATATGCCTCCTACACCGTACAAGCCACCATTGCCCTTTCCTCAGAGGTTTCATAAAGCACAATTAGATAAGCAGTTTGGGAAATTCCTTGAAGTTttgaagaagttgtatatcaacatTCCATTCACCGATTTCATTtctcaaatgccttcttatgctaagttttttagggagattttatcaaataaaaaaagGTTGGAAGATTATAAAACTGTTGCACTTACTGAGGAGTGCAGTGCTATATTGCAGAACAAGCTCCCACCTAAGCTGAAAGATCCTGGaagtttttccataccatgtcacattggagaAACAAATATTGAGAGAGCATTATGTGACTTGGGGGCTAGTGTTAGCTTGATGCCACTTTCCATATGTGAGAAGTTAAAGGTTGGAGATCTAAAGCCCACAACTATTTCTttgcagttagctgacagatctatAAAGTATCCAGTTGGGATTTTAAAGAATGTACCATTAAAAGTTGGGAAGTTTTTCATTCCAGTGGATTTTATTGTActagagatggaggaggatgtaagaATGCCCATCATACTTGGAAGGCCATTTTTAGCCACTGCAGGAGCTAATATAGATGTAAAGAATGGGAAATTGAAGTTGACAGTGGGGGAAGAGGAAATAGAGTTTAATTTATTCCAACATTCCAAGGAACCAACTGTGATGAATTCTTGTTATAGGGTAGATGTTATAGAGCATGATGCTGAAACTGAAGTTACTAAATTAGAGGAAAATCAAGTTATTCCAATGTAATGCAATCAGCATAAAGTGCGAAAGAAAAAGTCAGCTTCACCATCTCATttgattaacaatgaagcttcaaAAGTTAAGCTCAAGCCTCCATCAAAATCACTTAAAAGAGGAGATTCATCTAAAGTTTGTAAGAATATTCTTCAAGATATAGTTGGGATTCTAAACAAAGCAACAGGTATTTTCACATATAATGGGAAAAAGTTGAAGTATAACTTCATTTCAGCACCTGTTTTGAAGGGAGGTAATATTTTCCAATTCCAACCACCATGAGCTTTGAaaagaaggtcaagcttaagaccttaaacaagcgcttcttgggaggcaacccaagcgtatccttttatagtttattaatcttctattttatttcattttcagctTTTACCCTCATTAAATTCAAaggtgacatttgtttatcttttgtaggtcattcatgaagattgggcaaattgacACTTGTAGCAAAAACAAAGAATTGAAAGGGAGCAAGTATAAGCAAAATTCTACACCTTATCCAgtacctgtgaacagtaacacctttaaacttgtgctaaattgctgatattaCAATCTACTTGATAGTACATGTTTaattttgtgtcttgtgtaaattttgtgaaatgcaacttaaatgaggatcaattttgatatgtaggactgatgtgagctttattaaagtgcaaaagtagtgtttgttaagttttaccttttagtatatatataattttgtaatctgttaggaatttacatgtttttgtttgaattgctgCTAGTTTTTGTAGTCTGCAGATTTTTGTTACTGTTCacgctactgttcatgctgcttaaaaagtcaatttctatgtcttttctgcaatttttgaatgtctggaacttgtctcaaatgctgctgaaaatgtgcttttggtataagtttagaaaggagaccatttcatCAAGTGTGCAAAAAGGTAGTCACAATTGGTGCTTAAAATACAATGATTGCAAAAAGCTAAATGAACATGTGCTATGCTTACTAAGTTTATGAGAGATGATGAGctaaaattctttaattttatggtgtttgtgtgtatttagtaattgctgagggtcatgatagcattccatagtatttggactgtttttggtaagtgaaatcacaatttttcccaaaacctgccgaaacttgctgatgatgttgcttacTAAGCAGTATCCtaagcaaattctgctgaaccctatgcttaaccccaagcacAGCCCAAATTACCAGTTGTCTGCCCCACATTTTAAAAAGCCCAAAACTTTCGCCATTTTTATGAAAACCCTCACCCAAACTCCCGATAAGCCACAACTCTCATTCTGCCAACTCCCTTCCCGCACCATTTTTCCGGCAATTTTTAAGGAAAGCTGAAAAGTTTCTTTCTTTTCATTAAATGgtgagaaccaaaatgtggtccACCCACAAACCCAAACCTAGAAGATTTCGGCACTCTGTCAAATAGAAAATGGGCATTCCATCATCTCTACCCACAAACGCTAACCCCAGTCCCAGTCCGCCGCTCCCTCAGTCACCACCACCGCAAATGCCGCCGCTACCTCAATCGCCACCACCTCAATCACCACCACTACCCCCAGGCCAAACACCACCTCTCATTCCGCCGACCCCCCTTTCGCCACAAACTGAGCCGCAAAATGAGACACCCATTTTCGACACTCAGTTCCCAGAACCAATGCCTGAACCTGCGCCTACTCAAACGAAGTCTAAAGGTAAAACTAAAAAGGCTGCAAGTAGACCCAAGAAAACCCCTGTCGGAAAATGAAAAAGAGCACCCTCTGTTCCCTTCGACCTAAACTCTCCACCTCAACCTTCCTCTGAACCAGTCAGCAAAAGGACTAGGTCCTCCTCGCAAATTCCACCACCAGCGGTCCAAACACCTGTATCTCAGTCACCCTTAAACTCTCCAGCAGCACCTGCGTCATCTGCTAATGACATAgaggaggtaatttctccattaccttgggcttttagagacatggatatgaaaaatgcttATGACAGTTTAGTTTCTAAACCTATTTTGGCaaacaaatatatggatgagcagattttaaaagagctaggcatttatgactctgtatttgcctATTTAGATGCTATCAGCTGGACTAAATTTGCTAGGATTAGGGAACCAGAATACATGGATTTGACCTtggaatttttgagttccttaaggctgaatttcaaaccAACAGTACCTGAGCATAAGGATGTGATATATTTTTGATGTGCTGgcattgatagggagttagacatggatgctatgaatgcaatttttggttttcaggattcGGGCTATAAAAATATTGAGTGGCAGCAAACTGTTTATGACCCTGGTCAATTCTGGAAATATATTGCACCTTTTGGGGGTTATTATAGacagaggactgcaaaagcctctaggatagttgatcatgtattgaaatacctccataggttcatttctgacactgttttaggaaggggacacagAATGTGATTGTGGGTGCCGAGacttatttttcttgtggtgcatgaaggagagaaaacaagtaagcacagcccatttcatagctactcattggcaccaaattgtcacaaagcataccaaaggtagtatagtttttggaggatatataactgccatagcaaactcatttagctttgatgctagtctatataagCTGCTGCCAGTTTTTGGTGAATCATATATAGACAGCACAATATTGCTGCAcatggatgtttgtgagaaagtAGGCCATACCTATGCTTTGTTACAGCAGCATCCTGAAGCTAGTGGTACTGCAGACCCCACTACCTTTGCACCAGCAGAACCCCAACCAACCATCGCCTGCAGCTTTTAGCGAACATTTTGTCCCTCttaagatccttggaatccaAAATAGCAAGTTTCACTGCCCAACCATCTGCTCCTCACCGACACCACGTAAATCCTTGCTACCTTGAAGAGCTTAGAAGTCAAAATTGATACCATGGGTCAAGAAGAAAGtcaaccaaaagaagaagctagaaaagaaacttaaaaagagattttcatctcttaaaagaaatgtaaaagaACAACTTCAAATGCTAGAGCTCTACaacaaattggcccaatcttataacaatttatatcattggggccaagacatgcttcaagaaatgaaagacctcacagaaaatttggaaactgcttctgaagcttcGGATCACAATGAACCTACTGCAGAACCTGAAGCAGACCCTGATGCAGCAACAAAGCCTTGACAGCAGAGCTTGAACAGTAGCAGCAATTTAGTATTAGTTTTAGTGCAGTTGCAGTAGCAGTAACAGTACTAGTTTTTCAATTCAGTTTCTGtgttaggtttattttgtaatctgtttattttaattttcaaactttagtaatagttgtaatactttggtaattagtttttatgattatacttgcacttctttcctttagtttattttattttattttatcttctgcTACGGACATAGTTATTCCGtgaatgctttttggtttaattcttgatttaactgttagatcttatttctttacactttttcatcttcttgcacattatttttgcactttatctttttcttcaatcctaattttgttgacattgatgagttgcacaattttctttgagccgcatctgtttcacatcatttggaggtaacagcttacccttttactatttatgcttatggtatgttgccaatgcttatgctttcgctttaccctacgcagcaggttaagcaacatcttaagcagtgtaaattcatacatttgggatacttttccacatttttctctctaaagcttcattgttaatatcactttgagctaattttggaattcttgaccttatattgatttaatccccaattgtataaatttcattaattgattagttcacacaattttgcccatctttgcattcattttaaacattgaggataatgtttcatttgagtttggggttgagggcaaaatttttgcaaaatttttaaaattttcattcattcatttattgcatttcattcattcatatatagataattcatacacttatacatataccacacacatgtctatacttatatacatacatttgcatatagttttcatatagattacacttagttttaatttcatttatgcattcattttaggatcatgcatatcataaaaataattttttaccttgtccttagaggattgagaattgctttgaagagcaattgagcttacttttagaagggtttgatagattgaaagttctagataggtgcaaagttattatattcttgccttagtttatatcttcttagccaagggccacccaatcaattgcattgactttgagtgcctagagaaaactctaaggtgagaagtagctaattgatgtctcaccaatcctagaacaatctttctaaacttttcaaggcgaaatcatagcatgcacttgaaaaagaaatgatctaggcattctttgaattttaaacccatattttagccttaaccaacctcactttaaaatttccctttggaaccaatttgagcctacatttatctctcttattcctttggaacccacatcaatgcctagccataaacccaaacacttacctaccctccatgagaataattctttgagtgatagatacacttaaaaataataataataataataattagttgggagaagtgattcaaagtaaaaaaaaaaaaaaaaaaaaaaaaaagctagcaaattcaattatggtatgtaaagtaattcaccacccaagtacacaaagaaatgagtttgggggtgaattgaaagggacaattataattcaaagtcaatgttatttatgtagtccctctaaaagcttcaaaattatatgctagcattggtgaatagttgtaaagttccttctcccaaatgattcaaaaaaaaaaaaaattgtgtgtcttgatcttttaataatttgattattctcatattttgttacctttatccttttcttgttagccacattatcacccccttagccccattacaacccttgaaagtccttttgatcttttgatggtgttttgctacattagtggagattggaataggagaattgcctatgggattgtgatatcactaatccattcatttacttccatcattatttgagacactttagtttatggattaccttatagtctatttaggcatgattattctttgtgattgattggtttgggtttgatgatatggataattgacccaaaggctaagcggtgataactttggtaagaattaaactctttgcatcttgaaagtgggtatatggtttattggtggctaaaggtaagcttgagagtttggataagtaattttcataaatttaaggtaaggtaccccaaattgcattaattgttttaaatttgcttgaggacaagcaaaggtttgagtttgggggaatttgttacactcatttcatataggcactttagggtagttttgcatccattttgccctcatattttagtgtattttatgtttttagctttattttatcttatttgttaattttagatactttatatttgattttcgtaattttgttgtttttgataggattttgtagcaaatcgaagatcaatgagtgcaataggaagtgatttgaagagatttggagttctttaagcatggaggaaagttgaagcaatcaagccttgaaagagcaaaccagccaaaatttgcttgagactttgcttaagatcatgcttagagtaaagcggcagtgcttaaggtgcagcacaagtcaagcatgagcagaaaagtccattttactctaagtctgccgagatttgctgaaggtccgCTAACCTTAAGCGCATGCGACCAGTCTGAAATCGCTAAAAGTCGCTTAGGGTTAAGCCAATCCTAAGCATCGCCTAACGTGAaagatgctgctgacttggataattttacacctcatttcctatccactccttggctcttatttacttttagggcaactttttgggaccatataaattcatcatttccttatttttgccacaagaggaaagggaggaaagacaaaaaggaaagaaaatttaatagagagagagaggagacgccattttctcttggaggaggagctgctgcaccagttttggagctccagaaaccagagattttggttcttctacctgggtttttctattttagtccttttatcatgtttttctttacttttccatcaatctttcttgtaaataccatcatgagtgagtaaactctttagatttcagagttgggaaatatgttttagattaatttgtggatttggactgggtatttccttattttacataaatatgagttttgattcttttcttgtgtgcttgatttacttgcctaatgttggtacccattgggtattgtgttaatcattgattgaaggaccgaaagctgaaagtcattgatagataatcaaggattggaacttaaaatcacctagatttagaaataaactaggattttaagaggaattaattattggttacagaaCTTAATGggtttaaagtaatcaaataacatacgaaagtaggtttggttattttagaacacactttggtttgcttgaaaaagatatcaaaggaatttagaatcaatttccttcaaactctatttttccctaaaaattggaatgcccaagacaaatcccaattaatttatgcataaacccccaactctggaatcacttttagcataattagactttgatttgaattacccattgttaatttagtttaattgcaaactagatgtagaatttatttgtttcccttttacccatttcaattagattaatcaatttaccttgctcatttacatttaccatttattcattaatcattagcccaaataatcgcttcattcatagtttggtacttaaacagcaaatcctcgtgggaacgatacttgattcatcactttattacttgagacgacccgtatacttgtggATTCCCCACCATCAattaggaatcttgcgatcacataaaactcccatggcacatctccacttcaaccatccagctttaatcctatgactaacatcctcctcacatcccccatctacttgaaggattgagccgagatatttaaattaattactttggagcagtaccactccatccaaactaactccttccctatcaccagttcagcCTTCACTAaatttgcaatgcatgtattctgtcttcattctacttaacttaaagccctttaactctagagtacttctccaaagctctagctttctattgactccttctcactTCTCATTTATCAGAATTATATCATTcgtaaacatcatgcaccaagggatactctcttatatatgtttGGTCTATTCATCTAGAAACTAATgttaaaaggtaagggcttacagctgaaccttagtgtaatccaactgaggtaggaaaatctcttgtgtccccttccactgtgcgcataatagtagttattccttcatacatatcttttaacacttgtatgtacctaatagataccctcttttgttctaacattttttataagacatctcttggaacactatcataagccttctccaaatcgataaaaaccatgtgtagatctttctttacatctctatatttctccatcaagcttctaatgagaaagatcgcttccatagttgaacgaccgagcatgaagccaaattgattgggagagatagaagtgtcataaCGTAGTTGATGTTCCATAACTCTCTCtcataacttcatagtatggctcatgagtttaactctcctatagtttgagtaactctgtatgtctcccttatttttaaaaataggtactaaaatactcctcctccattcatcagtcattttctttgagtttagaatcttattaaataatttagttaaccatgccactcccatatctcccaaacacttccacacttcaattggtattccatcgggtccataggctttacccacttttattctcttgagtgcttcctttacttctaaagatctaatccttttagtataattcacattcttttttattgctctgtagtctatattcatgctattaccactttgactattattaaagagatcatcaaaataatttctctatttttctttaatgtcttcatctttcaccaacacttttccttctttatccttaatgcacctaacttgattgagatcttgatatttcttttctctcctccttgctaatctataaatatctttcttcccttctttagttctaagtttctcatataactgttCAAAGGCCTACACTtttacttgactaactgccttttttgcctctttctttgctatcttgtactattcatatgccttattattatcacacttaggtaatttcttataccattccctctttcttttcactgccttttatacttcctcattccaccaccatctctcttttgagggtggtctatgtcctctagactctccaagtacttttctagctacttctctaatctttgatgccatctgtatccacataccattggccTCCACATCTAGCTTCCATgattcggactcgagaagctcatttttgaacttcacttgctttactcctttgaattctcaccactttgttcgagttatactatttcttctaaccttacttgaattgttcctaaacttgacatctaagaccactaaccgatattaacttgttaaagcctctcccggaataaccttgcaatccttgcatagagctctatttgtcttcctggttaagaggaattcaatttggcttttatgttgcccacttttgaaagtcattaAATATgattctctttttataaagtaggtatttgctagtattaggtcacatgtcatagcaaaatccagaatgctttttccctcctcatttcggctgccaaaaccaaaacctccatgaacattctcataatctttcctatcacttcctacatgtccattcaaatctccaccgatgaaattattctcttcatttggtatgctATGCATTAGATTAtctatatcttcccaaaacctttatttactctcactatctagtcctatttgtggggcataagcactaactacatttattgtttctccttcaagTATtaactttactagtataattctatcttctactcttttcacagctattacagcatcttttaatgtcctatctatgattatgcccacttcgTTCTTATTCCTCTCTTTTCtggtaaaccacaatttgtaccctgaattacccacttccttgcttttctctcctacccatttagtctcctaaatgcaagcaatattcactctTCTCCTTTCTATGGTattcacaagctccattaattttcctgtaagtgatccaacattccaaataCCAAtcctgattctcctcctatcctgtttcttcctaattgatctccttctatgatatcttttattgttctctatgcctatcttgtgttTTGTTCCACTCTCTGTTCTACTTtctatcctatggactaacttctttacccgcacccgtccatgatgtgggaacccttgctcatttaacaccacactcAGGCACTGGCATGGCgcatcgctttcggtgaacgcacCCTTGCATATTTTTCACTACACCCAGGcttcgatgtagcgcgtcgtaagtAGAAGACACCCcaatgtttatatcatttgaatccatattatgaggtgtgacaaaatttttacgctagttgtcacctaccgcaaccttcCTCCTTTACCCGGGCTTGGGACCAGCTAAacacaaactacttaggcggagttaaagTCAATAGAGCTTAATCAAACGAAAtcacaaaaattaatcaaaattccAAACTTCTCTATCATTTACACAATTTTAAAGTAGATTTTCAATTGTAGACTTTGGTGGGTCCTTCTTCAGCAATGCCCACCATGACTCCACGAGCTCTTCTCCATGGTTTTCTTTCACTGGAATTGTTCAAAGCTAAAAAGAGAGGTTTgagtttttactttttgattcgaATGGGAGGCTAACACAAGAGACgagaaaaataaattttgttgCCTGATGGCACAAATTTATGGATCTTTCTTTGTTTTCTTAATATCAAACAtgtttttaatcccaaacaatggTGTGTTCGACTTGATTTTAGCAATTGATGTAGTGTTTTTGATCAAGGTGGTATGGATTGAATCATTGAATGACGTGGAATCCATGACAATAACGAGGCGTTATTGCTATTTA
This sequence is a window from Hevea brasiliensis isolate MT/VB/25A 57/8 chromosome 10, ASM3005281v1, whole genome shotgun sequence. Protein-coding genes within it:
- the LOC110671055 gene encoding uncharacterized protein LOC110671055; translated protein: MGEEHEIEVKLKEKKDECESESTSTKAKASKEANEEKEDKKKIEEKYMPPTPYKPPLPFPQRFHKAQLDKQFGKFLEVLKKLYINIPFTDFISQMPSYAKFFREILSNKKRLEDYKTVALTEECSAILQNKLPPKLKDPGSFSIPCHIGETNIERALCDLGASVSLMPLSICEKLKVGDLKPTTISLQLADRSIKYPVGILKNVPLKVGKFFIPVDFIVLEMEEDVRMPIILGRPFLATAGANIDVKNGKLKLTVGEEEIEFNLFQHSKEPTVMNSCYRVDVIEHDAETEHKVRKKKSASPSHLINNEASKVKLKPPSKSLKRGDSSKVCKNILQDIVGILNKATGIFTYNGKKLKYNFISAPVLKGAFTLIKFKGDICLSFIFVTVHATVHAA